One Streptomyces showdoensis genomic region harbors:
- a CDS encoding SMC family ATPase, giving the protein MRLHRLAITAFGPFGTTQEIDFDALSTAGLFLLHGPTGAGKTSVLDAVCFALYGAVPGARQAPGTSLRSDHAPLGTSTEVVLELTVGERRLEITRSPAQQRPKKRGGGFTTEKAQSRLRHYDPETGEWQGLSKSHQEIGEEITQLLGMSREQFCQVVLLPQGDFARFLRSDAEARGRLLGRLFDTRRFAAVEDRLAELRRSAEHQVREGDERLLALSHRMAQAAGDGGAAVAERPGEPGLAEAVRTRAALARSEAREQLDIASLRLTAAERRESAARAALDAARELAERQSRYADAVRRREELAAHRPRRDEGQRALDRSLKADRVAPALDLREEAERAHRAASAALGRARSGLPAELADAGTEQLSALERRLREELGGLESARRAERRSAELAAERATLDREARADEEFLQDAAAWLAGWEPHRAGLQRRVEAAQDATARAEHLAGRLDPARRRLAAARRRDELTRELAAARDRLTTARERRNEAHESWLDVKSRRLRGIAAELAAALEPGAPCQVCGSAAHPAPARTTADHVDRAAEDAAYAVYTRADEARTAAETAVAGTERALEAAAGEALATDPGADAETGAGTGAGTGAGPSVAELAHRVEELTREHAEAHALAARTHAAREALDRAEREYEERLAAQREAERRVAGRTSRREALDQEHGLLEAELDRTRGESGSIAAYATVLERRIALLTGAVETVRAAEQTARALKQADDRLADAAFRNGFDTPAEAAAALLDETARRGLQQRVDAWDAEAAAVADRLAEPATAAAAGLPPADPRTAGTAHAAAERALREAAAALSAVRERSTELARLSRQADTEARRLGPLREEYERVAGLAALTAGTSADNERKMRLESYVLAARLEQVAAAATARLQRMSSGRYTLVHSDARSGGRRAGLGLHVVDAWTGNERDTATLSGGETFFASLALALGLADVVTDEAGGVRLDTLFIDEGFGSLDDQTLDEVLDVLDSLRERDRSVGIVSHVGDLRRRIPAQLEVVKDRHGSAVRLRTGGEALSG; this is encoded by the coding sequence GTGAGACTGCACCGCCTCGCGATCACCGCCTTCGGCCCCTTCGGCACCACCCAGGAGATCGACTTCGACGCCCTGTCGACGGCCGGGCTCTTCCTGCTCCACGGACCCACCGGCGCGGGCAAGACCTCCGTCCTCGACGCCGTCTGCTTCGCCCTGTACGGGGCCGTCCCCGGCGCCCGCCAGGCCCCCGGCACCAGCCTGCGCAGCGACCACGCCCCCCTCGGCACGTCCACCGAGGTCGTCCTCGAACTCACCGTGGGCGAGCGGCGCCTGGAGATCACCCGCAGCCCCGCCCAGCAGCGCCCCAAGAAGCGCGGCGGCGGCTTCACCACCGAGAAGGCCCAGAGCCGGCTGCGCCACTACGACCCCGAGACCGGCGAGTGGCAGGGCCTCAGCAAGTCCCACCAGGAGATCGGCGAGGAGATCACCCAGCTCCTCGGCATGAGCCGGGAGCAGTTCTGCCAGGTCGTGCTCCTGCCCCAGGGGGACTTCGCCCGCTTCCTGCGCTCCGACGCCGAGGCCCGCGGCCGGCTCCTCGGGCGGCTCTTCGACACCCGCCGCTTCGCGGCCGTCGAGGACCGTCTCGCCGAGCTCCGCCGCTCCGCCGAGCACCAGGTGCGCGAAGGCGACGAGCGGCTGCTCGCCCTCTCCCACCGGATGGCCCAGGCCGCCGGCGACGGGGGCGCGGCCGTCGCGGAGCGCCCCGGCGAGCCGGGCCTCGCCGAGGCCGTCCGGACCCGGGCCGCCCTCGCCCGCAGCGAGGCCCGCGAGCAGCTGGACATCGCGAGCCTGCGCCTGACCGCCGCCGAGCGGCGGGAGTCCGCCGCCCGCGCGGCCCTCGACGCCGCCCGCGAGCTCGCCGAGCGCCAGAGCCGGTACGCCGACGCGGTCCGCCGCCGCGAGGAGCTGGCCGCCCACCGCCCCCGGCGCGACGAGGGGCAGCGGGCCCTGGACCGCTCCCTCAAGGCGGACCGGGTCGCCCCCGCCCTCGATCTGCGCGAGGAGGCCGAGCGCGCGCACCGCGCGGCGAGCGCCGCCCTCGGCCGCGCCCGCTCCGGCCTCCCGGCGGAGCTCGCCGACGCCGGCACCGAGCAGCTCTCCGCCCTGGAGCGGCGGCTCCGCGAGGAGCTCGGCGGCCTGGAGTCCGCCCGCCGGGCCGAGCGGCGCAGTGCCGAACTGGCCGCCGAGCGCGCCACCCTGGACCGGGAGGCCCGCGCCGACGAGGAGTTCCTCCAGGACGCCGCCGCCTGGCTGGCCGGCTGGGAGCCGCACCGCGCCGGGCTCCAGCGGCGCGTGGAGGCCGCCCAGGACGCCACGGCGCGCGCCGAACACCTCGCGGGCCGCCTCGACCCCGCCCGCCGCCGGCTCGCCGCGGCCCGCCGCCGCGACGAGCTGACCCGCGAGCTCGCCGCCGCCCGGGACCGGCTCACCACCGCCCGGGAGCGGCGCAACGAGGCCCACGAGAGCTGGCTGGACGTCAAGTCCCGCCGCCTGCGCGGCATCGCGGCCGAGCTCGCCGCCGCCCTGGAACCGGGCGCCCCCTGCCAGGTCTGCGGCTCCGCCGCCCACCCGGCCCCCGCCCGCACCACCGCCGACCACGTGGACCGCGCCGCCGAGGACGCGGCCTACGCCGTCTACACCCGGGCCGACGAGGCCCGCACCGCCGCCGAGACCGCCGTCGCCGGCACCGAGCGGGCCCTGGAAGCGGCGGCCGGGGAGGCCCTCGCGACGGACCCCGGCGCGGACGCCGAGACCGGGGCCGGGACCGGGGCCGGGACCGGGGCCGGGCCGAGCGTCGCCGAACTCGCCCACCGGGTCGAGGAGCTGACCCGCGAGCACGCCGAGGCGCACGCGCTCGCCGCACGGACCCACGCCGCCCGGGAGGCGCTGGACCGCGCCGAGCGGGAGTACGAGGAGCGGCTCGCCGCCCAGCGCGAAGCCGAGCGGAGGGTCGCCGGACGGACCTCGCGCCGCGAGGCGCTCGACCAGGAGCACGGCCTGCTGGAGGCCGAACTCGACCGCACCCGCGGCGAGTCCGGCAGCATCGCCGCCTACGCCACGGTCCTGGAGCGGCGCATCGCCCTGCTGACCGGGGCCGTCGAGACCGTGCGGGCCGCGGAGCAGACCGCGAGGGCGTTGAAGCAGGCCGACGACCGGCTCGCCGACGCCGCCTTCCGCAACGGCTTCGACACCCCGGCCGAGGCCGCCGCCGCCCTCCTCGACGAGACCGCCCGCCGTGGCCTCCAGCAGCGCGTCGACGCCTGGGACGCCGAGGCCGCCGCCGTCGCGGACCGGCTGGCCGAGCCCGCCACCGCGGCCGCCGCCGGGCTCCCGCCCGCCGACCCGCGGACCGCCGGGACCGCCCACGCCGCCGCCGAACGCGCCCTGCGCGAAGCGGCCGCCGCCCTCTCCGCCGTACGCGAGCGGAGCACCGAACTGGCCAGGCTGTCCCGCCAGGCCGACACCGAGGCCCGCCGCCTCGGGCCGCTGCGCGAGGAGTACGAGCGGGTGGCCGGGCTCGCCGCCCTCACCGCCGGCACCTCCGCCGACAACGAGCGCAAGATGCGCCTGGAGTCGTACGTGCTGGCCGCCCGCCTCGAACAGGTCGCCGCCGCGGCCACCGCGCGCCTCCAGCGGATGTCCTCGGGCCGGTACACCCTGGTCCACTCCGACGCCCGCAGCGGCGGCCGGCGCGCCGGGCTCGGGCTGCACGTCGTCGACGCCTGGACGGGCAACGAGCGGGACACCGCCACCCTCTCCGGCGGCGAGACCTTCTTCGCCTCCCTCGCCCTGGCCCTCGGCCTGGCCGACGTGGTCACCGACGAGGCGGGCGGCGTCCGGCTCGACACCCTCTTCATCGACGAGGGCTTCGGCAGCCTCGACGACCAGACCCTCGACGAGGTCCTGGACGTCCTGGACTCGCTGCGCGAACGGGACCGCAGCGTCGGCATCGTCAGCCACGTCGGCGACCTGCGCCGCCGCATCCCGGCCCAGCTGGAGGTCGTCAAGGACCGGCACGGCTCCGCGGTGCGGCTCCGTACCGGAGGGGAAGCGCTCAGCGGCTGA
- a CDS encoding Lrp/AsnC family transcriptional regulator translates to MTSGYIPDATDWRILDALQEQGRASFAELARAVSMSASAVTERVRRLEEAGVITGYTAVVDQERLGLPILAFVRLRYPHGNYKPFHDLVAATPEILEAHHVTGDDCFVLKVATRSMKHLEEISGKVGALGSVTTSVVYSSPLPRRAISR, encoded by the coding sequence ATGACCAGCGGATACATCCCGGACGCCACGGACTGGCGGATTCTCGACGCGCTCCAGGAGCAGGGCCGGGCCAGCTTCGCCGAACTGGCCCGCGCGGTGTCCATGTCGGCCTCGGCGGTGACCGAGCGGGTACGGCGCCTGGAGGAGGCCGGGGTGATCACCGGGTACACGGCGGTCGTCGACCAGGAACGGCTCGGCCTGCCGATCCTCGCCTTCGTGCGGCTGCGCTACCCCCACGGCAACTACAAGCCCTTCCACGACCTCGTCGCGGCGACGCCCGAGATCCTGGAGGCGCACCACGTGACCGGCGACGACTGTTTCGTCCTCAAGGTCGCCACCCGGTCCATGAAGCACCTGGAGGAGATCTCCGGGAAGGTGGGCGCGCTCGGCTCGGTGACCACCAGCGTCGTCTACTCCTCGCCGCTCCCCCGCCGCGCGATCAGCCGCTGA
- a CDS encoding DUF885 domain-containing protein, whose translation MPETSSTVLPRQVADAYVDALIELDPITGTYLGVKESSGLLPDFSPAGQEAMADLARRTLGLLDEAERRPGAEDEAERRCARLLRERLDAQLIVHDAGEGLCAVSNLRSPAHSVRISFTVLPTETEEDWTAVAQRLRAVPAALEGYRASLALGLERGMLGGPRATATFVGQLTEWAGAGGTGEDGEPRGWFEEFASGADEPVAKELRAELAAAGAVADRAVAGLRDWMRDVYAPAVAGAPDTVGRERYRRWSRFFNGTDLDLDQAYAYGWSEYHRLLGEMRGEAERILPGAGPWEALAHLDEHGTHIEGVDEVQAWLQQLMDEAIKSLDGTHFELADRVRRVESRIAPPGGAAAPYYTGPSEDFSRPGRTWLPVDGQTRFPVYDLVSTWYHEGVPGHHLQIAQWAHVADRLSRYQATIGKVSANTEGWALYAERLMDELGFLGDAERRLGYLDGQMMRACRVIVDIGMHLELEIPADSPFHPGERWTPELAQEFFQRHSSRPPAFVESEMTRYLSMPGQAIGYKLGERAWLLGRANAQAAHGEAFDAKAWHMAALSQGPLGLDDLVDELSRL comes from the coding sequence ATGCCAGAGACTTCCAGCACCGTGCTTCCCCGCCAGGTCGCCGACGCATACGTCGACGCACTCATCGAACTCGACCCGATCACCGGTACCTACCTGGGAGTCAAGGAGAGTTCGGGTCTCCTGCCCGACTTCTCCCCCGCCGGCCAGGAGGCCATGGCCGACCTCGCCCGCCGCACCCTCGGCCTCCTCGACGAGGCCGAGCGGCGGCCCGGCGCCGAGGACGAGGCGGAGCGGCGCTGCGCCCGGCTGCTGCGGGAGCGGCTGGACGCCCAGCTGATCGTGCACGACGCGGGCGAGGGCCTGTGCGCGGTGAGCAACCTCCGCTCGCCCGCGCACAGCGTGCGCATCTCGTTCACGGTGCTCCCCACCGAGACCGAGGAGGACTGGACGGCGGTCGCCCAGCGGCTGCGCGCGGTCCCCGCGGCCCTGGAGGGCTACCGCGCCTCCCTCGCCCTCGGTCTGGAGCGCGGGATGCTCGGCGGCCCCCGGGCCACCGCCACCTTCGTCGGCCAGCTCACCGAGTGGGCGGGCGCGGGCGGCACCGGCGAGGACGGCGAACCCCGCGGCTGGTTCGAGGAGTTCGCCTCGGGCGCGGACGAGCCGGTCGCCAAGGAGCTGCGGGCCGAGCTGGCGGCGGCGGGCGCCGTCGCCGACCGGGCCGTCGCCGGACTGCGGGACTGGATGCGCGACGTGTACGCCCCCGCCGTGGCCGGCGCCCCGGACACCGTGGGCCGCGAGCGCTACCGCCGCTGGTCGCGCTTCTTCAACGGCACCGACCTGGACCTGGACCAGGCGTACGCGTACGGCTGGTCCGAGTACCACCGGCTGCTCGGCGAGATGCGGGGCGAGGCCGAGCGCATCCTGCCCGGCGCGGGCCCCTGGGAGGCGCTCGCCCACCTCGACGAGCACGGCACCCACATCGAGGGCGTCGACGAGGTCCAGGCCTGGCTGCAGCAGCTGATGGACGAGGCGATCAAGTCCCTGGACGGCACCCACTTCGAACTCGCCGACCGGGTCCGCCGGGTGGAGTCCCGGATCGCCCCGCCCGGCGGCGCCGCCGCCCCGTACTACACCGGCCCGTCCGAGGACTTCTCGCGCCCCGGCCGCACCTGGCTGCCGGTCGACGGGCAGACCCGCTTCCCCGTGTACGACCTGGTGTCGACCTGGTACCACGAGGGCGTGCCCGGGCACCACCTGCAGATCGCGCAGTGGGCGCACGTGGCCGACCGGCTGTCGCGCTACCAGGCGACCATCGGCAAGGTGAGCGCCAACACCGAGGGCTGGGCGCTCTACGCGGAGCGGCTCATGGACGAGCTCGGCTTCCTCGGCGACGCCGAGCGGCGGCTCGGCTACCTGGACGGCCAGATGATGCGGGCCTGCCGGGTGATCGTCGACATCGGCATGCACCTGGAGCTGGAGATCCCGGCGGACTCGCCGTTCCACCCGGGCGAGCGCTGGACGCCGGAGCTGGCGCAGGAGTTCTTCCAGCGGCACAGCAGCCGCCCGCCGGCCTTCGTGGAGAGCGAGATGACCCGCTATCTGTCGATGCCGGGCCAGGCCATCGGCTACAAGCTGGGCGAGCGCGCCTGGCTGCTCGGCCGGGCCAACGCGCAGGCGGCGCACGGCGAGGCCTTCGACGCCAAGGCCTGGCACATGGCCGCCCTGTCGCAGGGCCCGCTCGGCCTGGACGACCTGGTGGACGAGCTGTCGCGGCTCTGA